A stretch of Synechococcus sp. WH 8020 DNA encodes these proteins:
- the dnaG gene encoding DNA primase produces MAMPRLHPRTIDAVKERADIVDVVGEHVVLKKKGREFVGVCPFHDDSKPSMTVSPQKQFYYCFSCGAGGNSIKFLMEFQRQSFSDVVLDLARRYQLPVETVDGPQQERLRQQLSRRDQLHRALALASGWFRSQLKSESGQEALAYLRDQRGLSEATLETFELGYAPDQWDGLLKHLQHVEGLSPELLESAGLVVPRKGGKGFYDRFRGRVIVPIRDRQGRVIGFGGRSLDGSDPKYLNSPETEVFEKGKHLFGLDQAANAIRKDDRAVVVEGYFDVIALHAAGVTNAVASLGTALSGQQITQLCRCSDGKRIVLNFDADRAGIRAANRAIGEVEQLALQGQLELRVLHTPSGKDPDEYLKDHGAGDYRALLDQAPLWLDWQIEQVLEGRDLTKADQFQQAVSGLVELLGKLPQSAIRTHYLQQVAERLSGGQGRLALQLEQDLRQQVQGQRWHGRSARHEKAGEVSQRERCEAEILRIYLHCPIHRSQVRCELRQRELEDFALQHHRLLWSAITDLEEGNIGCGRLEAISRGKDPGHELADLDLPRLLTDQLLLDNSALVAKLTPLLEPAELQRLALARPMDVLRGTAAILERQKSHKRCRHLLEAWGSQRLETLERCIASLIAREQEQTASAEGVDMEGRIQEMFEQLNADALRLQELYYSERKHIQHLDQQRCAGYEVAVANPPEFIPPAA; encoded by the coding sequence ATGGCGATGCCCCGTCTACACCCCCGCACCATCGACGCCGTTAAGGAGCGTGCCGACATCGTTGATGTGGTGGGTGAGCATGTGGTGCTCAAAAAAAAGGGACGGGAATTCGTTGGCGTTTGCCCGTTTCATGACGACAGCAAGCCGTCGATGACGGTGTCGCCGCAAAAGCAGTTTTACTACTGCTTTTCCTGCGGTGCTGGCGGAAATTCCATCAAGTTTTTGATGGAGTTCCAACGGCAGAGCTTCAGCGACGTTGTTCTGGATTTGGCGCGCCGGTATCAACTGCCGGTGGAAACGGTTGACGGTCCTCAACAGGAACGTCTGCGTCAACAACTCTCGCGGCGTGATCAGCTGCATCGCGCGTTGGCCCTTGCCTCAGGCTGGTTTCGCAGTCAGCTGAAGAGTGAGTCGGGCCAAGAGGCCCTTGCTTATTTGCGCGATCAGCGTGGCTTGAGCGAAGCCACGCTGGAGACCTTCGAGCTCGGCTATGCCCCCGATCAGTGGGACGGTTTGCTCAAGCATCTTCAGCACGTTGAGGGTTTATCGCCAGAGCTGCTTGAGTCAGCAGGTTTGGTCGTTCCAAGGAAAGGAGGCAAGGGGTTTTATGACCGCTTCCGTGGCCGTGTCATCGTTCCGATTCGTGATCGGCAGGGACGGGTCATTGGCTTTGGCGGTCGAAGTCTCGATGGCAGCGATCCCAAGTACCTGAACTCACCTGAAACAGAGGTCTTTGAAAAAGGCAAGCACCTCTTTGGTCTCGATCAGGCGGCCAATGCGATCCGCAAGGACGATCGAGCTGTGGTGGTGGAGGGCTATTTCGACGTCATTGCCTTGCATGCGGCGGGAGTTACTAATGCTGTGGCGTCGCTTGGTACGGCCCTCAGCGGTCAACAGATCACCCAACTGTGCCGGTGCAGTGACGGCAAACGCATCGTTCTCAATTTTGATGCCGATCGTGCAGGGATCCGAGCTGCGAACCGCGCGATCGGTGAGGTCGAGCAGCTTGCGCTTCAAGGACAGTTGGAGCTGCGAGTTCTTCATACACCTTCTGGGAAAGATCCAGATGAGTACTTAAAGGATCACGGAGCTGGTGACTATCGCGCCTTGCTCGATCAGGCACCGCTTTGGCTCGATTGGCAGATCGAACAGGTGCTGGAAGGTCGTGATCTGACCAAGGCTGATCAGTTCCAACAAGCTGTTAGCGGCTTGGTGGAGCTGTTAGGCAAACTGCCTCAATCAGCGATTCGCACGCACTACCTCCAGCAAGTTGCGGAGCGCTTAAGCGGTGGTCAAGGCCGTTTGGCGTTGCAGTTGGAGCAGGATTTGCGCCAACAGGTGCAAGGTCAACGCTGGCATGGACGTTCAGCCCGCCATGAAAAGGCTGGTGAAGTCAGCCAACGAGAGCGCTGCGAAGCCGAGATCCTGCGCATTTACTTGCACTGTCCGATTCATCGCTCCCAGGTGCGTTGCGAATTACGCCAACGGGAGTTGGAAGACTTTGCTCTTCAGCACCACCGTCTGTTGTGGTCTGCAATTACCGACCTTGAAGAGGGCAACATCGGCTGCGGTCGTCTAGAGGCGATTAGTCGGGGCAAAGATCCCGGTCATGAGTTGGCCGATTTGGATCTACCTCGTTTGCTTACCGATCAGCTGCTGCTGGACAACAGTGCGTTAGTGGCCAAGTTGACGCCGCTTTTAGAACCCGCGGAGCTGCAGCGTTTGGCATTGGCGCGTCCCATGGATGTTTTACGGGGCACCGCGGCTATTTTGGAGCGACAGAAGAGTCATAAACGTTGCCGTCATTTGTTAGAGGCTTGGGGTAGTCAACGGCTTGAGACTCTGGAACGGTGCATTGCTTCGCTGATTGCTCGTGAGCAAGAGCAGACAGCGTCGGCAGAGGGAGTGGATATGGAAGGTCGTATTCAGGAGATGTTTGAACAGTTGAATGCGGATGCGCTTCGATTGCAAGAGCTTTATTACTCCGAGAGGAAGCATATTCAGCATCTTGATCAACAACGCTGTGCTGGTTATGAGGTTGCTGTTGCTAATCCCCCTGAATTCATTCCTCCTGCGGCTTGA
- a CDS encoding DMT family transporter — protein sequence MQGLLGAIRGSQSAKEWRACGALIACALAFSLMTVCVKHLGGRLPVAEVVLVRSLISIAITLAMLRRLKVSPWGEQRGLLLIRGGLGTAALLCFFEALARLPLAAATLLQYTYPTLTALAAWLLLGEPIRRRIGIAVLLGLLGVTLVVQPEWVGGTIGSLPAMAALIGLGGALLTALAYVSVRQLSVQEHPLVIVFYFPLVSVPATLPLLWGQSTLWPNPTEWLWLIGVGVFTQIGQIWLTEGLSALPAARATSINYVQVVFAALWGVLFFAEPITGAVVLGALCVLGATLISLSARTARKAES from the coding sequence ATGCAGGGGCTGTTAGGCGCGATACGAGGCAGCCAATCCGCTAAGGAGTGGCGAGCCTGCGGTGCCCTGATCGCCTGTGCATTGGCGTTCAGTTTGATGACCGTTTGCGTCAAACACCTTGGGGGACGCTTGCCAGTAGCAGAAGTCGTTCTGGTGCGCTCCTTGATCAGCATTGCCATCACCCTGGCGATGTTGCGTCGTCTCAAGGTCTCGCCCTGGGGTGAACAACGTGGGTTGTTGTTGATTCGTGGAGGATTAGGGACTGCAGCCTTGTTGTGTTTCTTTGAGGCCCTCGCTCGGCTTCCACTCGCGGCAGCAACCCTGCTGCAATACACCTACCCAACGCTGACGGCACTGGCGGCATGGCTGCTTTTAGGAGAGCCCATCCGACGCCGAATCGGCATCGCTGTGCTGTTAGGCCTGCTGGGGGTGACCTTGGTGGTTCAGCCCGAATGGGTGGGGGGCACGATCGGAAGCCTGCCAGCCATGGCAGCTTTGATCGGTCTAGGCGGTGCGTTGCTGACGGCACTGGCCTACGTGAGTGTGCGTCAACTGTCGGTTCAAGAGCACCCACTCGTCATCGTCTTTTACTTCCCCTTGGTGTCGGTCCCCGCAACCCTGCCGTTGCTCTGGGGGCAGTCCACGCTGTGGCCCAATCCAACCGAGTGGCTCTGGCTGATCGGGGTTGGGGTGTTCACGCAGATCGGACAGATCTGGTTAACCGAAGGCCTCTCCGCCCTGCCCGCAGCACGTGCCACCTCGATCAATTACGTCCAAGTGGTGTTTGCGGCACTGTGGGGCGTGCTGTTTTTTGCCGAACCGATTACAGGTGCTGTGGTGCTGGGAGCCCTGTGCGTCTTGGGGGCCACGCTGATCAGCCTGAGTGCCAGGACTGCTCGAAAAGCTGAAAGCTGA
- the ruvA gene encoding Holliday junction branch migration protein RuvA: MIGWLRGERIEHWSQGGRQGLVIACAGVGYEVQLASRYLQPLSAGKTCTVWIHQVQRDDGSSLFGFPDRRERDLFRVLISVNGVGPQVGLALLESCSAAELIEAIIDGDLRRLTQAQGVGKRTAERLAVELRDRLGAWSPEQISDRSDLSLVDRSDLKSLPIEPDPLQDLQLTLSTLGYEDLEIRRAMRAVATGEEVPASNDGDGWLRASLRWLNRPSA; this comes from the coding sequence ATGATCGGCTGGCTTCGAGGAGAACGAATCGAACACTGGAGTCAGGGTGGGCGTCAGGGATTAGTGATTGCTTGCGCTGGGGTGGGGTATGAGGTTCAACTTGCCTCGAGGTATTTGCAACCTCTCTCCGCAGGCAAAACTTGCACCGTCTGGATTCATCAGGTTCAAAGGGACGATGGATCAAGTTTGTTTGGCTTCCCGGATCGAAGGGAAAGGGACCTGTTTCGCGTTCTAATCAGCGTGAACGGTGTCGGCCCTCAGGTGGGACTGGCGTTGTTGGAGAGCTGCAGCGCTGCTGAGTTGATCGAAGCGATCATCGATGGGGACCTGCGTCGCCTGACCCAAGCGCAGGGAGTAGGAAAACGAACAGCAGAACGACTTGCAGTCGAACTTCGCGATCGTCTAGGTGCTTGGAGTCCAGAGCAGATCAGTGATCGTTCCGACCTCTCCCTTGTGGACAGGAGTGATCTCAAATCGCTGCCAATTGAACCCGACCCACTTCAAGATTTACAGCTCACCCTCAGCACACTGGGGTATGAAGATTTAGAGATCCGTCGAGCAATGCGTGCCGTTGCCACCGGGGAAGAGGTCCCGGCATCCAATGACGGGGATGGGTGGTTACGCGCCAGTCTGCGTTGGTTGAACCGCCCTTCGGCATAA
- the rpsO gene encoding 30S ribosomal protein S15, translating to MSLDTTEKQQLINSHQTHATDTGSAEVQVAMLSERISKLSSHLQQNIHDYSSRQGLLKMIGRRKRLLGYVRGKSEQRYSDLISKLGIRG from the coding sequence ATGTCGCTCGATACAACTGAAAAGCAGCAACTCATCAACAGTCACCAAACCCATGCCACCGACACCGGGTCGGCAGAGGTTCAGGTCGCCATGCTGAGCGAGCGCATCTCCAAGCTCAGCAGCCACCTACAGCAAAACATCCACGACTATTCATCCCGCCAGGGTCTGCTGAAGATGATTGGTCGTCGCAAGCGTCTGCTTGGTTACGTCCGAGGCAAAAGCGAGCAGCGTTACAGCGATCTCATTTCTAAGCTTGGAATCCGCGGCTAA
- a CDS encoding PAM68 family protein, with protein MADRRNSLPFEPRRSEEGTKSKSKRSASQPKSSQPIPKPVANRMARRVAIATGIPSIMGMGVFVGSYFLVSRQIMDVPPGITLLGSGGFFLLGLGGLSYGVLSASWEQDAGSLLGFEHIKPNIQRMRESIRSQKQS; from the coding sequence ATGGCTGATCGACGCAACTCTCTGCCCTTCGAGCCGCGCCGGTCAGAAGAAGGAACCAAATCAAAATCCAAACGATCTGCTTCCCAACCAAAAAGCAGTCAACCCATCCCGAAGCCGGTTGCCAACCGAATGGCGAGACGCGTGGCAATCGCCACTGGTATCCCTTCAATTATGGGGATGGGTGTTTTCGTAGGAAGTTATTTCCTGGTCTCGCGTCAAATTATGGATGTCCCTCCTGGGATCACCTTGCTTGGATCTGGAGGTTTCTTTTTGCTGGGCCTTGGAGGTCTAAGTTATGGAGTTCTCTCTGCCAGTTGGGAACAGGATGCGGGATCCTTGCTTGGATTTGAGCACATCAAGCCCAACATCCAACGAATGCGCGAATCCATTCGTTCTCAAAAACAGAGTTAA